The sequence below is a genomic window from Bernardetia sp..
CTTTTTTCTATTGGCTTCGCCGACTTTCAGGTCTTGAACAACTTCTTTAACTAGCTCACAACAGCCATTCCTATTTCATAAAGCTGTCTTTTTATTTTGCTTTGTGGAGCGTCTTCATTATCTACACTTTTGATAAGCCAAACAACATCCTTTACCATATCATTAAGGTTTTCTAAAGTTATTTTTTGAGGACTTGCTACAAAATCCTTTACAAAAAAGTCTGTTAGCTCCTTTGCATTTTTGATAGTGTGTGTTATTGCTGGATGAAGTTCTGTATCTAAATTTTGTATTACTTCTTCTATATTTGGTTTCAAAAGAAAAGAAACAGGAAGTTTGTATAAGCTACTTTTTTCCTCTTCTACCTTCAAAAATACACAAAATGGTTGCTTCTCTCCTTCTGAAGAAATAATATTAAATTCTTTTCGTGCTTCTTCGAAAGTGTTTGCATCAAAAAATATAGCTACTTTTTCCTTATTCTGATAGCTTGTATCTACTAGCTCACCTTGCAATTTTTTTAATAATTGTCGGAAAAAATAAGGTCTTTTGGCAGTATGTACCCTACAATTTAATGATTGATAAATAAGATAAGTCATAAAATCAGTAGGAGAAAAACCTATTTCAGCAGCCTGACGGAAAATAAGCGAAGTAGGCGACATACCGGGCAGCGTATTGATGTCTATGATTTCTATTGTATCTTCATCTGTATAAAAACCATCTATTCTTGCACAAGCATCAAATTTAAAGGTTTGGAAAATAGATTTGCAACGCTCTTGAATTTTGATAATTTTATCTGTTGGAATGTCTATCGGAATACGTTTTTGGCTTGCGTTGGGCAAATATTTTGCTTCAAAATCATATACTTTTGTTGTTGTTATGATTTCGGTAGGAGGTAAGGCAACGGCATTTAAGTTTTCATCTTGAATTACACCACAAGAGAACTCTTTTCCAGACAAGTGTTGCTCAAAAAGAACCATATCTTCACTTTCAAAAGAAAATAGCATAGCATCTTCATCAGAATAAGAAAAGAAATCGTTGAGCTTTTCAATGAGCTTGATAGGCGAATAAATAATCTGTTCTCCTAAATTGCCTCCTAAAAG
It includes:
- a CDS encoding D-alanine--D-alanine ligase; its protein translation is MIKIGIFFGGVSREREISFAGAKTVSQIINHSLFEPVYILIDSLGKFIKINPVHFQHKAISHFYPTQDSIPEEYDEFSPVYIETLEELTNEKHRKIMEEIGTPIPTESLSDYVDFALLMLHGTFAEDGMLQGLFEWLQIPYSGCGIFPSSFSIDKHLQQVINEKLILGDARKYHMMRKDDWRKCNQEEVFEGLKAKLGLPIVIKAPYQGSSIGVSILKADNLQEFIKAVNSSLFARQISKQEWTGLSMPQRKEYINVLMSLEKGIGLPVVFEERSLLGGNLGEQIIYSPIKLIEKLNDFFSYSDEDAMLFSFESEDMVLFEQHLSGKEFSCGVIQDENLNAVALPPTEIITTTKVYDFEAKYLPNASQKRIPIDIPTDKIIKIQERCKSIFQTFKFDACARIDGFYTDEDTIEIIDINTLPGMSPTSLIFRQAAEIGFSPTDFMTYLIYQSLNCRVHTAKRPYFFRQLLKKLQGELVDTSYQNKEKVAIFFDANTFEEARKEFNIISSEGEKQPFCVFLKVEEEKSSLYKLPVSFLLKPNIEEVIQNLDTELHPAITHTIKNAKELTDFFVKDFVASPQKITLENLNDMVKDVVWLIKSVDNEDAPQSKIKRQLYEIGMAVVS